The DNA window GGTGTACTCGCTGGTGCGCGAGGGCCCCCGCTGGGCCATGGACCGCCTGGTGACCCTGCTGGTCATCGGCGCCTTCGCCGTGGCGATGTTCCCGCTGCTCTCCCTGCTGTGGGAGGTCATCCGACGGGGCCTGACCCGCGTGCTCGCCGCGAAGCCGTCCGTGCTCTCGTTCTGGACCTCGGACATGTCCGGCATCATCGGCGGCGCCGATGCGGGCGGCGTCCTCCACGCGACCGTGGGCACGCTGCTGATCACGCTGTGGGCCTCGATCATCTCCATCCCGATCGGTCTGTTCACCGCGATCTTCCTCGTGGAGTACGCGGATCAGGGGTGGAAGAAGACCCTCGGCACCGGCGTGACCTTCCTGGTCGACGTCATGACCGGCATCCCCTCCATCGTGGCGGGCCTGTTCGGCCTGGCCGTGTTCATCACCCTCATGCCGGACGCCAGCGTGCGCATGGGCATCATGGGCGCCGTCGCGCTGTCCCTGCTGATGATCCCCACCGTGGTGCGCAACAGCGAGGAGATGCTCCGGCTGGTCCCGATGGACCTGCGCGAGGCCTCCTATGCGCTGGGCGTGCCCAAGTGGCTCACCATCGTCAAGGTGGTGCTGCGCACCGCGATCGCGGGTCTGACCACCGGCATCACCCTCGCGATCGCCCGCGTGATCGGCGAGACCGCCCCGCTGCTGCTCACGGTCGGCATGGTGACCTCGATGAACTGGAACATGTTCGACGGGCGCATGGCGACCCTGCCCACGTTCATCAACCAGCAGTACCGTGCCGGCAGCGCCAACTGCATGAGCGACTCGGTCACCAACCCGATCACCCATGAGGTGTACGCCTGCTCGATCTCGACCAACATCGATCGCGCCTGGGCCGCAGCCTTCACCCTGATCGTCATCGTGATGGTGCTGAACATCGTCGCCCGACTGATCAGCCACTACTTCTCTCCCAAGCTCAGCCGCTGAGCCCTCGCCCCACCCGAAAGGACTCCAGATGGCAGCCCCTCAGCCCATCAACGTCGAGGATCTCGACATCTTCTACGGGGACTTCCTCGCCGTGGAGGGCGTGAACGTCCAGATCCGCCCGCGCTCGGTCACCGCGCTCATCGGCCCCTCCGGCTGCGGCAAGTCGACCTTCCTGCGCACCCTGAACCGCATGCACGAGGTCATCCCCGGCGCCTACGCCAAGGGCAAGGTCGAGATCAACGGCGAGGACATCTACGACTCCAAGGTGGACCCGGTCAACGTGCGCCGCCGCGTGGGCATGGTGTTCCAGAAGGCGAACCCCTTCCCGACCATGTCGATCCGGGACAACGTCCTGGCCGGCGTGAAGCTCAACAACCGGCGGATGTCCCGCTCAGCAGGGGACGAGCTGATGGAGAAGGCGCTCCGGGGGGCGAACCTCTGGAACGAGGTCAAGGACCGCCTGGACAAGCCCGGCATGGGCCTCTCCGGCGGCCAGCAGCAGCGCCTGTGCATCGCGCGGACCATCGCCGTGCAGCCCGAGGTGGTGCTGATGGACGAGCCGTGCTCGGCGCTCGATCCGATCTCGACCCTCGCCATCGAGGACCTGATCCACGAGCTCAAGCAGGAGTACACGATCGTGATCGTGACCCACAACATGCAGCAGGCGTCGCGCGTCTCGGACCGCACCGGCTTCTTCAACATCGCGGGCACCGGCAAGCCCGGTCACCTCATCGAGATCGACGACACCGACACGATCTTCACCAACCCGACGAACAAGCAGACCGAGGACTACATCTCGGGTCGTTTCGGCTGATCGACGTGCTGCGAGGCACGAGCGGCAGGAGATCAGCGGGACAGCACAGCTGATCGACGTGCCCATTCCGCACGCAGGGCGTGCGCTCCTCTCGGGGAGTGCACGCCCTGCGGCGTCGGTGGGGTGGCTCCCTCCACCCACGGTCTGACGCCGCAGGGTCAGGATCGATCCCCGGGCCGACGCGGCGGGCGGGGCGCGGGGACGACGCTGGATGCCATGAACACCGCACCCGTCTCCCACTCCGCTCCTGCCGGGCACCGTCCCGCCGATCCGGCACCGCAGCACGCCGCGCCCTCTGCGTCGCGGCACCCCGCTCCGGTCCTCTCCGCTCGCGGCCTGATCCAGACCTACGGCAGCGCGAGCGCAGCGACCCGCGCCCTGGACGGCGTGGACCTGGACATCGCCGCCGCCGATTCGCTCGCCGTGATGGGCCCGTCGGGCTGCGGCAAGACGACGCTGCTGCACATCCTCGCCGGCATCCTCACTCCCACCGCCGGCTCCGTGCAGCATGCCGGCATCGACCTCGCGTCCCTCGGGGACCGGCGTCGCACCCGCCTGCGTCGCAGCGACTTCGGCTTCGTCTTCCAGGACGGTCAGCTCCTTCCCGAGCTGACCGCACTGGAGAACGTGATCCTGCCGCGCATGCTCGGCGGCACCTCCCGACGCGCCGCGACCGCAGAGGCCGCCGGCTGGCTGGACCGTCTGGGCCTGTCGGGCATGCACGACCGTCGTCCCACCCAGCTCTCCGGCGGGCAGGCGCAGCGCGTCGCGATCGCCCGTGCGCTCGCCGGCAGGCCCTCGGTGGTCTTCGCCGATGAGCCCACCGGCGCCCTCGACCAGGACACCGGCAGCTCCGTGCTGCAGATCCTGGTCGACTCCTGCCTCGACACCGGCGCCAGCCTGGTGATGGTCACCCATGACGCGAAGGTCGCCGCCGCCTGCCGACGCACCGTCGCCATGCGCGACGGCCGCATCGCCCAGGAGTACGTGCGCCCCGAGGGCGCGGGGGCGACCCGATGAACGCCCTGCTCGCCTCCGCCCCGCTGCTGCTCCGGCGCCGAGGAGCCCTCGCCGACGTGCTCCCGGTGATCGCCTTCGCCGCGGCCACCACCATCACCGCGACCGTCCTCGGCGGCACCGCCGCCTTCGTCGGCCGGCTGCCGGCCTCGGGCCTGGAGATGCCCTCGGGCGAGGAGACGCTGATCCCCTTCCTCGTGATGTGTGCGATCACGGCCTCGGTCCTGCTGATCCCGAGCGCCATCGGGCTCGGCGGCTCCGCCGCACGGCTGTCCCTGGCGCGCCGGGAGAAGGATCTCGCCACGATCCGCCTGGTGGGCGGCACCGGCGGTCAGGTCGGCGCAGTGGCCGTGCTCGACGTCGCCGCCCAGGCGCTCCTGGGCGCGATCATCGGCAGCGTCCTGCATCTGGCGGTCGCCCCGCCGCTGACAGCGCTCGACTTCGGGATCGCTCCCTTCACCCTCGGGGAGCTGCTGCTCCCGTGGTGGGCGTACCCGCTGCTGGTGCTCGGGATGGTGCTCCTCGCCGCGGGGTCCGCGGCCGTGTCGCTCACCGGCGTGGTGCTCAGCCCCCTCGGCGTGGCCCGGGATTCGCGCGTGGTGCGGATGTCGGTGGTGCGCGTCGTGGTGTGGGTGGTCCTCATCGTGGGGCTGTTCGGATTCATGCAGGTCGGCGGGGCGCTGTTCGGCCAGTTCGCAGACGGCATGGTGACGATCGCGATCATGGTCGTCTTCGTCGGCGCGATCGTGGCCGGGGTCAACATCGTGGGTCCCTTCGTGGTCTGGGCGACGGCGCTTCTGGTCGCCCGCACCGCCCCGACCCCCTCTCTGCTGGTGGGGGCCCGACGCCTCGCCGCGGACCCCCGCGCCGGCTGGCGCGCCGTCTCCGGGATTACCTTCGCCCTGGTGATCGCCGGGTTCCTCACGGTGCTCTCGCTGATGACGCGCGGCAGCGGCAGCAGGCCGGAGGACGTCCTGATGGCGACCGCGCTGTCCACCGGCGGGCTGCTGACCCTCGGGATCGCCGCGGTGCTCGCGGCCGTCAGCACCGGGGTCACGCAGACCGCCCGGGTGATCGACCAGGCCCCGGTGCTGCGCGCCCAGCACATCGCCGGCGCCGAGGTGGGCCAGCTCCATCGCGCACGCATCGCGGAGATCTCCCTGCCCGTGCTGCTCAGCTCGATCCTCGCCACCCTCACGGCGCTGCTCGTCGTGGTGGCGGTGCTCGGCGCACCGAACCATCCGCTGGTCGCGGTGCAGTACCTGCTCAGCGTCCTCGCCTCCTACGCGCTGGTGATGGCCGCCGTGCTGGTCGCCTCGCCGCTGGTGCGCCGGTACGCGCTGCGTGGCGCCTGAGCCGACGCGGTGGGCAGTACGCTGGAGAGCATGGACATGGAGAACGTCGCCCCGACCGCGATCCCCGAGGGCGCGCACCTCATCGACGTGCGCGAGCAGAGCGAATGGGACGCGGGTCATGCCGCCCAGGCGCAGCATCTGCCGGCCAGCTCGCTGCTGGAGAACCTCGACCAGCTCCCCGAGGTGGACGAGCCGCTGTACATCGTGTGCCGCAGCGGCGGGCGCAGCTTCCAGGTCTCCCAGTGGCTGAACGGGAACGGCTTCGAGGCGATCAACGTCGCCGGCGGCATGGACCAGTGGTTCGAGGCCGGACTCCCGATCGTCTCCGACGGCGAGGGCGACGCCTTCATCCTCTGATCCGTCCGACCAGCTTCTCGGGGCCTGCGCCCCGGATGCCGGGCGGGCTCAGATCGAGATGACGTCCTTCAGCAGCGCGTAGCCCACGAACGCCACCACGTCGAGCAGGGTGTGCGCGATGATCAGCGGCATCGTGCGCCGGGTGCGCCGGTACCACTCTCCGAACACCAGCCCCATCACCAGGTTCGCGATCCCCGGACCCACCCCCTGATAGGTGTGGTACGCCCCGCGCAGCAGGGCGGAGGCGATGATGATCCGACGAGGTGACCAGCCCAGACGCTCGAGGCGCTGGAACAGGTACCCCACCACGATCACCTCCTCCAGCACGGCGTTCTTCACCGCGTGCAGCACCAGCACCGGGAGCGTCCACCAGTGGGTGTCCAGCGCCGCCGGGACCACCTCGACGGTCGCGCCCAGAGCGCGCCCCAGGTAGTAGATCGCGAGCCCAGGCACTCCGATGCCCGCGGCGATCAGCACCCCGTGCAGCAGGTCCCGCAGCGGCCGGCTGAGGTCGAGGCCCAGGTCCACCAGCGCCTGGTGCAGGGATCCGGCGGTGAGAGCGAGCAGCAGCAGGACCAGCGCGACCGGCATCAGCGTGAAGCCGATCGAGAGCAGCTGCTGGAGCAGGTCCAGCCACGGGTTCTCCTGCAGCGAGGAGTTCAGCGCGGTGGACTGCTCGGACAGCGGTCCGGCGGCGAGGGCCTGGATGAGGGCGATCGTCGAGTACACGGCGCTGCGGCCCAGCGACAGCGCGAGGACGATCAGCACCTCTGCGCGCACCAGGCGCCGGCTCGGGGTCAGGGTCTGCACCGCGTCATCGTCTCACCCGGCGGAGCGGCCCGGTCCTCGTGACAGACTCGAACCCATGACCCCGTCTCACATCGCCCCGCGCACCACTCGCCCCGTCGTCCTCATCACCGGTGCGAGCCGGGGGATCGGCCGGGCCGTCGCCGCGGACCTCGGCCCGGACCACCACCTCATCCTCGCCGGCCGGGACGAGCGGGCGCTGGACGCCCTCGCCGCCGAGCTGCCGTCGGCCGAGACCTTCGTCGCCGAGCTCACCGACCACGCCGCGACCGCCGCCGCGGTGGCGGCGCTGGATCTGGGGGAGGGGCTCTCCGGCGTGGTCCACTCCGCCGGCATCCTGGTCACCGGCTCCGTCGAGGAGCTCGACACCGCGGACTGGGAGCGCAACTTCGCCGTCAACGTCACCGCCGTCTCCGAGCTGACGCGGGTGCTGCTGCCCGCGCTGCGCGCCGCCCGCGGCACGGTCGTGGCCGTGAACTCGGGGGCCGGATACAACTCCAAGGGGAAGCGCAGCGCGTACTCGGCCTCGAAGTTCGCCCTGCGCGCCTGGACCGACGCGCTGCGCCAGGAGGAGCTGCCGCACGGGGTCCGCGTCAGCTCGGTGCACCCGGGTCGGGTGGACACGGACATGCAGCATGAGCTGCGCGCGGCGGAGAGCGGCGACTACGAGTCCGAGAAGTACCTGCGCCCCGAGACCGTCGCGGCGGCGATCAGCTACGTCCTGCGGGCCCCGGAGGAGGCGGTCATCGCGACGATCGACATCCGCCCCCGCGCGATCGGCTGAGACAGGGCGACGGGGCCCCGATGCGGGGTCCCGTCGCGGGCGTGATCAGGCCTGCGCGTCGTCCAGGTGCGAGACGAGCTGCGCGGCGTAGCCGACGTAGGTGTCGGGGCCGAGGGCCAGCAGACGCTCCTGCTCCGCCTCGGGCAGGCCCAGGCTGCGCACGAACTCGCGCATCCCCTCGCCGTCCACGCGGTGACCGCGGGTGAGGTCCTTGAGCCGCTCGTAGGGGTTGTCCAGGCCCGGCACGCCCTGCACGCCGAGGGTGCGCATGACCGACTGCACCGCCTCACCGAGCACCTCCCAGTTGCCGTCGAGGTCCGCGGCCATCGCGTCGGCGTCCACATCCAGGCCCGCGAGGCCCTTGCGGAGGTTCGCGATCGCGAGCAGCGAGTGGCCGAACGCGGGGCCGATGTTGCGCTGGGTGGTGGAGTCGGTGAGGTCGCGCTGCAGGCGCGAGGTGACCAGGGTCTGGGACAGCGAGTCCAGCAGAGCGCCGGAGATCTCGAGGTTCGCCTCGGCGTTCTCGAAGCGGATGGGGTTGACCTTGTGGGGCATGGTCGAGGAGCCGGTGCCGCCCTGGGCGGAGAGCCGCTGGCGGAAGTAGCCCATCGAGATGTAGGTCCACACGTCGGTGGCGAGGTTGTGCAGGATCCGCCCGGCGCGGGCGACGTCCGCGTAGACCTCGGCCTGCCAGTCATGGGACTCGATCTGGGTGGTCAGCGGGTTCCAGCTCAGGCCCAGGTGCTCCACGAAGGTGCGCGAGACCTCCTGCCAGTCGGCCGACGGAACGGATACCGCGTGGGCGGCGTAGGTGCCGGTCGCGCCGTTGATCTTGCCGAGGTACTCGTCGGCGAGGATCCGCTTCTCCTGGCGGCGGAGGCGGTGGGCGAACACCGCGATCTCCTTGCCGAGGGTGGTGGGGGTGGCGGGCTGGCCGTGGGTGCGCGAGAGCATCGGCACCTCGGCGGCGTCGCGGGCCAGGGCGGAGAGATCCTCGATCACCTCGCGCAGGGCGGGCAGCCACACCTTCTGGACCGCGCCCTGGACCATCAGGGCGTAGGAGAGGTTGTTGACGTCCTCGCTGGTGCAGTAGATGTGCACGACCTCGGCCAGGGGCTCGAGGGAGGTGCCGGCCAGGCGGCGCTTGATGTAGTACTCGATCGCCTTGACGTCGTGGACGGTCTCGCGCTCGATCTCGGCGTGCTCGGCGATGCCCTCGGCGCCGAAGTCCTCGGGGATGGCGCGCAGCAGGGCGCGCTCGTCCTCGGTGAGGGTGCGCAGGCCGGGGATGACCTCGCCGTCGAGCAGGTGGATCATCCACTCGGTCTCCACCACGAGGCGGGAGCGGTTCAGGGCCGCCTCGGAGAGGTGGTCCACCAGCGGCGCGGTCTGTGCGCGGTAGCGGCCGTCGAGCGGGGTCAGGGCGATCTGCGGGGTGATGTCCGCGAAGGAGTGAGCCATGAGGGCCATTCTCCCAGACCCGGAGGGGTCCGCGTCGGAGCGTTCCCCGACGCGGACCGTCCACGGGGACGGGCCCTGGTCGGGATCAGTCCCGTGCGGCGCGGGAGCGGTCCCCGCGGGACTCGCCGAGCCCGGTGACGGCCTCGACGATCGCGGAGAGGATGCCGATGATGATGCCGGCGCCCAGCGCCCACCAGAAGCTGTCGAACTGGAGGGTGAGCCCCGCCAGTCCCGAGACCCAGCTCGCGAGCAGCAGCATCAGCGTGTTGATGACCAGCTGGAACAGGCCGAGCGTGAGGCAGGTGAGGGGGAGCGCGAAGAACTCCAGGATCGGCTTCACGATCGTGTTGATCAGCGCCAGGATCAGGGCGATCGCTCCGATGGTGAGCACCTGCGTGAGCAGGCTCGCGCTGTTCTCGCCCAGGTGCATCCCGGGCAGGATCAGCGCGGTGATCCACAGGGCGAGGCCGGTGACGATGACGTGTCCGAGGAATCGCATGACGTCATTCTTCCCGGCGGAGCTGAACGCCGCATCGGGGTTATCCCCACTCCTCGTCCCGGGGCGGACGGATGACGGATGGTCGGCTGTTGTCCCCGGCGGGTCGCGCTGGCACGATCGGCGGATGGAGGCCGACGCTGCAGATCCTTGCGCCCCGCACCCGCCGACGCGCGAGACGGGGCAGGTGCGCTCCCTGACGGTGCGAGCGGCCGACGGTCGATCCCTGCACGCGCTCACCCAGGGCGAGGGTGATCATCTGGTCGTGCTCGAAGCAGGCCTCGGAGCGGGCGGGGCCTCCTGGGCGGGGGTGCTCGACCTGCTGGGACCGGAGGTGCGAGCGGTCGCCTATGACCGTGCCGGCTATGGCGGCAGCGACCGGGTCCGCGGGCCCCGCGATCTCGCCGCCCTCTCCGCGGATCTTCTCGCGGTGGTCGATGCCGTCCCCGATGATCGACTCGTGCTGGTGGGGCACAGCTGGGGCGGACCGATCGTGCGCCATGCCGCGCAGCAGCTCGCCGACCGCGGCCGGGAGGTGCGTGGCGTCCTCCTCGTGGATCCGGCCGAGGAGCTCGCGGACCTGTACTTCACCCCGCTCGCGCGCGGGATGAACCGGGCCCAGGGCGTGGCCCTCCCCGTCCTCGCCCGCCTCGGCCTTCTCGCGCCGCTGCAGCGCGCAGCCGTCTCCGGACTGCCCGAGGCGCTCCGGGCCGAGGCGGCCGCCTCCGTCTCGACGCTCGGGGCCGCGTTCGCGGTCGCCGAGGAGTCGCGGCACATGACCCGGGGACTCCAGTCCCTGCGCCTGGATCCGCCGCCTCCGCTCCCCGGCGCGGTCAGCGTGATCTCGGGCCGACGACCGGAGGGCCTCGGACGGCGGATGCGGGACGAGCTCACCGCGGCCCATCGGGCGCGGGCCGACCGCGAGCTGGGCCGGTTCCTGCCGGCCGAGCAGTCCGGGCATGTGGTCGGTGCGTCCCAGCCCGAGCTGATCGCCGGTGAGATCGAGCGTCTCCTGCGCTGAACGCGGCCCTCCCCGCACGGGTCGCCGGACTTACCCTGGGGACCATGTCGACTGAGCCCGCCGAGAACGTCCGCCTGCGCCCCGCCCTGGAGGACCTTCCGGTCTACGTGCCGGGCCGGCCCTCCGCCGACGACGGCGTCCCTCGCTTCAAGATCTCCTCCAACGAGTCGTCCTTCCCGCCCGTGCCCGCCGTGCGCGAGGCCGTGATCGACTCGCTCGACGCGATGTACCTCTACCCCGATGCGGCCGGCCTCGAGCTGCGTGCCGCGCTCGGGGAGATCCACGGTGTGGAGCCCACCCAGATCGCGCTGTCCAACGGCTCGGTGTCCGTCACCGCGGATCTGGTGCGGGCCCTGGTGGGAGAGGGCGATGAGGTGGTCTTCGCCTGGCGCTCCTTCGAGGCGTACCCGCTGCTGGTGGGCGGCCACGGCGGCACCTCGGTGCAGGTGCCGCTCGCCGCGTCCGGCGAGCACGACCTCGAGGCGATGGCCGCGGCGATCACCGACCGCACCCGGCTGGTGCTGCTGTGCACCCCGAACAACCCCACCGGCCCCTCGCTGTCCACCGAGCAGGTCGAGAGCTTCCTCGTCCAGGTGCCCGACCATGTCGTGGTCGCGATCGACGAGGCCTACCGGGAGTTCCACGACCCGGCCACGGTGCTGGGCACCGCCGGGATCTTCCGCCGCCACGGCAACGTGGTGCTGCTGCGCACCTTCTCGAAGCTGCAGGGACTGGCCGGTCTGCGCCTCGGCTACGCGGTCGCCCATCCCCGGCTGGCCACGGCGCTGGGCCAGGTCGCGGTTCCTTTCGCCGCCAGCAGCCCCGCACAGGCGGCGGCGCTGGCGAGCCTCCGACCCGAGGTGAGGGCGGAGCTCGATCGGCGTGCCGAGTGGGTGCGCTCCGAGCGCTCCCGCGTGCAGCGCGCGCTCGGCGAGCAGGGCTGGGAGCTGCCGTCGAGCCAGGGCAACTTCGTGTACTTCCCGGTGGGGGAGGACAGTCCGGAGTTCGCCGCCTTCTGCGACGCCCGCGGTCTGGTGCTGCGCGCCTACGGCGTCGAGGGCGTGCGCGCCACGATCGCCGAGCAGGAGGCGAACGATCTGCTGATCGAGATCGCCGGGGCCTGGCGCAGGCGCTGAGGCCGAGCCGGCGCGGGGCGCGGCGCGGCGCGGCGCCGGTCCGCTGCCGCGGCGCGGGGGAGCGACCGGTCGCCGGGGGAGATCCCCGGGCCGCACGGCACGAGGCGGACAGCATTACCGTCCGAGCACCTCTCACGGATACCCTCGATGGTGGTCGGGCCCCTGCCGAGGTGGGTGAGGGCGCCCGCGGCGTCCGAACCGACTGACACCGCCCGCCCGACCTCGAAGGACCGCCATGAGCACCCCCGCCGCGCCCGCCCCCGCACTCGGCGGAGCCCGAGCGAACGTGGTGTGGATCGCCGCGGTCACCGCGTACTCGATCGCCGTCCTGCAGCGCACCACCATGGGGGTCGCCGGGCTCGAGGCCACCGAGCGCTTCGGGGCCTCCGCCACGATCGTCTCCACCTTCGTGGTGCTGCAGCTGGCGGTCTACGCGATCTGCCAGATCCCCGCCGGCGTGCTGCTGGACCGCTACGGCTCCCGGGCCACCCTGGTGGCCGGCGCGCTGCTCATGGGTGCCGGTCAGCTGCTGATGGCCGAGACGGACACGGTGGGCGTGGCGATGGGGGCCCGCATCGTCCTGGGCGCCGGGGACGCGCTGACCTTCTCCAGCGCCATCCGACTGGTCCCCGCCTGGTTCCCCGCCGCGAAGGTCCCGATCCTCACCCAGCTCACGGGGATCCTGGGACAGGTCGGGCAGATCGCCTCCGCAGTGCCCTTCGTGGCGGTGCTGACCGTGGCCGGATGGGGCACCGCCTTCTCCGCCGCGGCCTCCGTGAGCGCGGTCGCGGCGCTGCTGGCGCTGCTGGTGGTCCGGGCCACGCCGCCCGGCGTGCCGCGGCCCCGTGCGCGCCAGGACCTCGCGAGGATCCCGCTGGTGCTCTCCCGGATCATCCGCCATCCCTCCACGCAGCTGGGCTTCTTCACCCACTTCACCGCGGGGTTCACCGGCATCTCCTTCTCGATGATGTGGGGCTACCCGTATCTCACCGCGGGGGAGGGGCTCAGCCGCCCCGCGGCCTCCGCCGTGATGACCGTGCTGGTGGTGGTCGCCGTCGTCGGCGGACCGCTGATCGGCGCGCTCACCCAGCGCCATCCGCTGCGCCGCTCCACCCTGGTGCTGCTGATCGTGGGCGCGATCGGGGTCCCGCTGGTCGCGCTCGTGCTGTGGCCGGGGCCCGCCCCGATGTGGCTGCTGATCCTGCTGGTCTCGGGCTTCTCGATCGGCGGGCCCGCCAGCAGCGTCGGCTTCGACTTCCCGCGCACCGACCTGGCCCGGCACCGGCTGGGCACGGCGACCGGGATGGTGATCATGGGCGGCTTCATCGGCGGTCTGATCTCGATCCTGCTGATCGGCGTGGTGCTGGACCTCCTGCGGCCCGACGGGGACTACGACCTCCACGCGTTCCGCCTCGCCTTCGCGGTGCAGCTGCCGCTGCTCGCCGTCGGCGTGGTGGGGATGCTGGTCACGCGGCGCTCCCTGCGTCGCCGCATGGCCGCGCGGGGCCTCGAGGTGCCGCCGTGGCGCGATCTGTGGAGATCCGGCAGATGGCGGCGCCTGTAAGGGCTTGCCCAGGCCCCTGCGCTGGCGTAGCGTTCCTCCCGACACTTAATTTCAAGGAGGAAGTATGTCTTTCACGCTGGGGATCATCGGGATCGGCCAGTTCGGCTCCCACTTCGCCGAGCTGTTCGCCGCCCACCCCGAGATCGAGGCGCTCTACGCCGTCGACGCCGTCCCCGAGAGGATCGACGCGGTGGAGGCGCGCGGTGTCACCTTCGACAAGCGCTTCGACACCCTCGAGGACCTCCTCGCCTCCGACGTCGATGCGGTGGCGATCTTCACCCAGCGCTGGACCCACGGTCAGCACGCCCTGGCCGCGCTGCGCGCGGGCAAGCACGTCTACTCCGCGGTGCCGATGGCCATCGAGGAGGAGGAGATCCGTCAGATCACGGAGGAGGTGCAGCGCACGGGCCTGGTCTACATGATGGGCGAGACCAGCCAGTACAACGCCGCCGTGGTCCTGGCCCGACGGATCCACCGCTCCGGTGCCTTCGGCGAGGTGTTCTACGCCGAGGGCGACTACGTCCATGACATGGACCTGGGCTTCTACGACGCCTACAAGTACTCCGGCGGCGAGCAGTGGAAGTCCACCGCCTCCTACCCGCCTCTGCTCTACCCGACCCACTCCATCGGCGGCATCCTCGGCGTGATCGGCGAGCGCTACGCGACCTCGGTCTCCGCCCTCGGTCGCCCCGACACCCGCGGCGACGGCGTCTTCGACAAGGACGTCTCGATGTTCGGCAACGACGTCTCCAACGCCTTCGCCCTGTTCGGGATGGACAACGGCGGGGCCTTCCGCACCAACGAGCTGCGCCGCGTGGGCTACCCCAGCCACAAGCGCGAGTCCCGCTTCCGCTTCTTCGGCGAGGAGTCCAGCTTCGAGGAGACGGTCGACGTCACCTACTGGCACGACAAGAAGCGCGTGCTGGACGTGACCGAGCTGATCGCCACCGGCTCCACCATGAGCCTGGACGACCCGCGGCTGGCGGACGTCTCCCCGGCCCTGCGCGACGCCTTCGTCGCCGGCGCCGCCCAGGTGCACCATCAGGCCCGCCTGCCCAAGGAGTTCCAGGGCATGCCCAACGGGCACGAGGGGGCGCACCACTTCCTCGTGGACGACTTCGCGCGCGCCGTGGCGGACGGCCACCAGCCCTTGGTCAATGCCTGGCAGGCCGCCCGCTACACCCTGCCCGGCGTCATCGCCCACCAGTCGATGAACCAGGGCGGCGAGCGACTGGAGATCCACGACCTCGGCGAGAGCCCGCTGCCCGTGGTCGACCTCGA is part of the Brachybacterium ginsengisoli genome and encodes:
- the pstA gene encoding phosphate ABC transporter permease PstA; the encoded protein is MSSMTSAPTEASVHRPHDERRLPWYHLIFTGLTGLLVAIAGLAIVDALSIASAIVVGFLLHLLFGWVYSLVREGPRWAMDRLVTLLVIGAFAVAMFPLLSLLWEVIRRGLTRVLAAKPSVLSFWTSDMSGIIGGADAGGVLHATVGTLLITLWASIISIPIGLFTAIFLVEYADQGWKKTLGTGVTFLVDVMTGIPSIVAGLFGLAVFITLMPDASVRMGIMGAVALSLLMIPTVVRNSEEMLRLVPMDLREASYALGVPKWLTIVKVVLRTAIAGLTTGITLAIARVIGETAPLLLTVGMVTSMNWNMFDGRMATLPTFINQQYRAGSANCMSDSVTNPITHEVYACSISTNIDRAWAAAFTLIVIVMVLNIVARLISHYFSPKLSR
- the pstB gene encoding phosphate ABC transporter ATP-binding protein PstB — protein: MAAPQPINVEDLDIFYGDFLAVEGVNVQIRPRSVTALIGPSGCGKSTFLRTLNRMHEVIPGAYAKGKVEINGEDIYDSKVDPVNVRRRVGMVFQKANPFPTMSIRDNVLAGVKLNNRRMSRSAGDELMEKALRGANLWNEVKDRLDKPGMGLSGGQQQRLCIARTIAVQPEVVLMDEPCSALDPISTLAIEDLIHELKQEYTIVIVTHNMQQASRVSDRTGFFNIAGTGKPGHLIEIDDTDTIFTNPTNKQTEDYISGRFG
- a CDS encoding ABC transporter ATP-binding protein, with protein sequence MNTAPVSHSAPAGHRPADPAPQHAAPSASRHPAPVLSARGLIQTYGSASAATRALDGVDLDIAAADSLAVMGPSGCGKTTLLHILAGILTPTAGSVQHAGIDLASLGDRRRTRLRRSDFGFVFQDGQLLPELTALENVILPRMLGGTSRRAATAEAAGWLDRLGLSGMHDRRPTQLSGGQAQRVAIARALAGRPSVVFADEPTGALDQDTGSSVLQILVDSCLDTGASLVMVTHDAKVAAACRRTVAMRDGRIAQEYVRPEGAGATR
- the purB gene encoding adenylosuccinate lyase is translated as MAHSFADITPQIALTPLDGRYRAQTAPLVDHLSEAALNRSRLVVETEWMIHLLDGEVIPGLRTLTEDERALLRAIPEDFGAEGIAEHAEIERETVHDVKAIEYYIKRRLAGTSLEPLAEVVHIYCTSEDVNNLSYALMVQGAVQKVWLPALREVIEDLSALARDAAEVPMLSRTHGQPATPTTLGKEIAVFAHRLRRQEKRILADEYLGKINGATGTYAAHAVSVPSADWQEVSRTFVEHLGLSWNPLTTQIESHDWQAEVYADVARAGRILHNLATDVWTYISMGYFRQRLSAQGGTGSSTMPHKVNPIRFENAEANLEISGALLDSLSQTLVTSRLQRDLTDSTTQRNIGPAFGHSLLAIANLRKGLAGLDVDADAMAADLDGNWEVLGEAVQSVMRTLGVQGVPGLDNPYERLKDLTRGHRVDGEGMREFVRSLGLPEAEQERLLALGPDTYVGYAAQLVSHLDDAQA
- a CDS encoding CPBP family intramembrane glutamic endopeptidase, which gives rise to MQTLTPSRRLVRAEVLIVLALSLGRSAVYSTIALIQALAAGPLSEQSTALNSSLQENPWLDLLQQLLSIGFTLMPVALVLLLLALTAGSLHQALVDLGLDLSRPLRDLLHGVLIAAGIGVPGLAIYYLGRALGATVEVVPAALDTHWWTLPVLVLHAVKNAVLEEVIVVGYLFQRLERLGWSPRRIIIASALLRGAYHTYQGVGPGIANLVMGLVFGEWYRRTRRTMPLIIAHTLLDVVAFVGYALLKDVISI
- a CDS encoding SDR family oxidoreductase, with product MTPSHIAPRTTRPVVLITGASRGIGRAVAADLGPDHHLILAGRDERALDALAAELPSAETFVAELTDHAATAAAVAALDLGEGLSGVVHSAGILVTGSVEELDTADWERNFAVNVTAVSELTRVLLPALRAARGTVVAVNSGAGYNSKGKRSAYSASKFALRAWTDALRQEELPHGVRVSSVHPGRVDTDMQHELRAAESGDYESEKYLRPETVAAAISYVLRAPEEAVIATIDIRPRAIG
- a CDS encoding rhodanese-like domain-containing protein; this translates as MDMENVAPTAIPEGAHLIDVREQSEWDAGHAAQAQHLPASSLLENLDQLPEVDEPLYIVCRSGGRSFQVSQWLNGNGFEAINVAGGMDQWFEAGLPIVSDGEGDAFIL
- a CDS encoding FtsX-like permease family protein — encoded protein: MNALLASAPLLLRRRGALADVLPVIAFAAATTITATVLGGTAAFVGRLPASGLEMPSGEETLIPFLVMCAITASVLLIPSAIGLGGSAARLSLARREKDLATIRLVGGTGGQVGAVAVLDVAAQALLGAIIGSVLHLAVAPPLTALDFGIAPFTLGELLLPWWAYPLLVLGMVLLAAGSAAVSLTGVVLSPLGVARDSRVVRMSVVRVVVWVVLIVGLFGFMQVGGALFGQFADGMVTIAIMVVFVGAIVAGVNIVGPFVVWATALLVARTAPTPSLLVGARRLAADPRAGWRAVSGITFALVIAGFLTVLSLMTRGSGSRPEDVLMATALSTGGLLTLGIAAVLAAVSTGVTQTARVIDQAPVLRAQHIAGAEVGQLHRARIAEISLPVLLSSILATLTALLVVVAVLGAPNHPLVAVQYLLSVLASYALVMAAVLVASPLVRRYALRGA